The following proteins come from a genomic window of Lachnoclostridium phytofermentans ISDg:
- a CDS encoding nitroreductase family protein, translating to METLDAILKRRSIRNYTEEAVTNEEIDILLRAAFCAPTAVNAQPWEFVVINEKEVLDKIRDKMIFARFNAPLGIVVCGNMKYALKSQDKDLWICDCSAAIQNMLLAATDIGLASVWIGIYPVPSRMATMQKLIDLPKHVKPLGMVYIGHGTYEEPARCRYNEKAVYWQKYDNERKHRTKDKPAMGHY from the coding sequence GTGGAAACATTAGATGCTATACTTAAACGCAGAAGTATAAGAAATTATACGGAGGAAGCTGTAACGAACGAAGAAATAGATATATTATTAAGGGCAGCTTTTTGTGCACCGACCGCAGTGAATGCACAACCGTGGGAGTTTGTGGTTATAAATGAAAAAGAGGTATTAGATAAAATTAGAGATAAAATGATATTTGCTAGATTTAATGCTCCACTTGGAATCGTAGTGTGTGGAAATATGAAATATGCACTGAAAAGCCAAGATAAAGACTTGTGGATATGTGATTGTAGTGCAGCTATTCAAAATATGTTACTAGCTGCTACGGACATAGGTCTGGCAAGTGTTTGGATTGGGATTTATCCAGTACCGTCAAGAATGGCAACGATGCAAAAGCTAATTGATTTACCTAAACATGTAAAACCTCTTGGAATGGTGTATATAGGGCATGGTACATATGAAGAACCAGCGAGATGCAGATATAATGAAAAAGCAGTTTATTGGCAAAAGTATGATAACGAGAGAAAGCATAGGACAAAGGATAAACCGGCGATGGGACACTACTAA
- a CDS encoding VOC family protein, translating to MIQSIIHIALVVKDYDEAIDFYTNKLHFNLVEDTYQVEQDKRWVVVSPPGSNGTTILLARASKPEQETFIGNQAGGRVFLFLGTDNFDRDYQEMIELGIEFIREPKVQDYGKVAVFKDLYGNLWDLVQFNENHPMNARVK from the coding sequence ATGATTCAATCAATTATTCATATAGCATTAGTTGTAAAAGATTATGATGAAGCAATAGATTTCTATACAAACAAATTACATTTTAATTTGGTAGAAGATACTTATCAAGTGGAACAAGATAAAAGGTGGGTGGTAGTGTCACCTCCAGGTTCTAATGGAACAACAATATTGCTAGCCAGAGCTTCTAAACCAGAGCAGGAGACATTTATTGGTAATCAAGCTGGGGGAAGAGTGTTTTTGTTTTTAGGAACTGATAATTTTGATAGAGATTATCAAGAAATGATAGAGCTAGGGATCGAATTTATTAGAGAACCTAAAGTTCAGGATTACGGAAAAGTTGCTGTATTTAAAGATTTATATGGTAACCTATGGGATTTGGTACAATTCAATGAGAATCACCCTATGAATGCAAGAGTTAAATAA
- a CDS encoding CPBP family intramembrane glutamic endopeptidase, translated as MRIFINYVKKFIWFIILLAILYIIQHLINYLSYYQGPLQSLVKYISKIGIREENILFLLWYVLQIVFTVLILKCIIRKPLKELGFNFRNKKLGNQYIKIFFIIYPIIYIGACLVLYKVMGREILINGRVEKPIHDIIIDILSYGLLPGIGEEPLFRVFVVQFLLLTIFKERKNGDKKTRIGVVLLSSLCFVYGHIYVISWYPLAMSYSWNQLILAFALGIFYAYTYIKTESIYAAIVCHNYSDFVYIILSYIIFYQS; from the coding sequence ATGCGTATCTTCATTAATTATGTGAAAAAGTTTATATGGTTTATTATCTTATTGGCTATCTTATATATCATACAGCACCTGATTAATTATTTATCATATTACCAAGGACCTTTACAATCATTAGTGAAGTATATATCTAAGATAGGGATACGTGAAGAAAATATATTATTTCTGCTATGGTATGTACTTCAGATTGTTTTTACTGTTTTAATACTTAAATGTATAATCCGTAAACCATTAAAGGAATTGGGCTTTAATTTTAGAAATAAAAAACTAGGAAACCAATACATTAAAATCTTTTTTATTATATATCCAATTATATATATTGGCGCATGTTTGGTTCTATATAAAGTCATGGGGCGAGAAATATTAATAAATGGCAGAGTAGAGAAACCGATTCATGATATTATTATTGATATATTATCCTATGGTTTATTACCAGGTATCGGAGAAGAACCTTTATTTCGAGTATTTGTAGTCCAATTTTTATTACTTACCATATTTAAAGAGAGGAAGAATGGTGATAAAAAGACAAGAATTGGAGTTGTTTTGCTATCTTCTCTATGTTTTGTCTATGGCCATATCTATGTTATATCGTGGTATCCATTGGCTATGTCATATAGTTGGAATCAATTAATTTTGGCTTTTGCCTTGGGCATTTTTTATGCCTATACCTATATAAAAACGGAAAGTATTTATGCAGCAATTGTTTGCCATAATTATTCAGATTTTGTTTATATTATACTGAGTTATATTATCTTTTATCAAAGCTAA
- a CDS encoding DUF6483 family protein — MFEEDYIMRLINQVIRTLLKLLFNIDTEKKEELNFILNETEDKYDELLNLIDKGQINEAENKLIEELNPKDNQYYKKALTFYAYLNDKDDDFLIEHDYSKKEIAEGLKYVSEIYGYGSMVNTLFSMISDD, encoded by the coding sequence ATGTTTGAAGAAGATTATATTATGCGCCTGATTAATCAAGTAATCAGAACTCTATTAAAGTTGCTATTTAATATAGACACAGAAAAGAAGGAAGAACTGAATTTTATTTTAAATGAAACAGAAGATAAGTATGATGAGTTACTTAATCTTATAGATAAAGGACAGATTAATGAGGCAGAAAATAAGTTGATAGAAGAGCTAAATCCTAAGGATAATCAATATTATAAGAAAGCACTTACATTTTACGCTTATTTAAATGATAAGGATGATGATTTTTTGATAGAACATGATTATTCTAAAAAGGAAATAGCAGAGGGGCTAAAGTATGTATCTGAAATCTATGGTTATGGTAGCATGGTCAACACACTTTTTAGTATGATATCAGATGATTAA
- a CDS encoding leucine-rich repeat domain-containing protein produces the protein MNNRKKKLIKHSISILFFALFTFFSITKDASAATVSKVTDSKITSVKQPYILISNKISDITEGKTYQFTAKSVGLESTDIVWWVSNKELASINYYTGYFIAKNPGKIKVTAKDRKSGKISACYVDIGLADENKDEVPLNKIIIWKDAQIETAARGSLGKYKGPVTMGEVNSITELLVENTKDAWGSHCMDSLDDLKYFKNLKILKFNDIGLSVIEDISPILQSKNLEVLSITSVSDRLEKLNVLTNLKELEITISKKDEKNLTFLYDMPSLEKLSISGSSIKSLKGIEKLPHLKELNIISMPELNDISALKNLSNLQKLSIFTALSNEKLKDFSVISKINNLKELYLHTDYIEKFNFLQGCNKLEELNIVTSEIQDVTVFSTLPKLRAIKLSSYKESEFKGFEQLTQIQTLEFTNHLIKDINFLSQCTGLKNLYLSTFQLNDISGISTLTNIEKLRVNSTEITDISPFTKLKALKECVLSVNTDNLEPLSYLNNIETLEISGHNFLSIEPLQQLKKLKNLKILNSNLENIKPLDSLINLETLSLECPNITSIEPIKKLTKLQELAISCNKLEALNALSNLKNLKSLCLDIKDLPCMKELESLNNLEGLDIADIKVDELEHLRKLSSLKQLKIWTNNIISDASFINELNKLESLYIGYQVSNLSFLENNFSLMKVYVHAPNLKDYTLLDNADFEECTVYTNLKTIVIRNGVTDMIYHLE, from the coding sequence ATGAATAATAGAAAGAAGAAATTGATAAAGCATTCAATCAGTATACTATTTTTTGCATTATTTACTTTTTTCTCTATTACAAAAGATGCATCAGCTGCTACAGTATCGAAGGTAACAGATAGTAAGATAACCTCTGTTAAACAGCCATATATATTAATTAGTAATAAAATATCCGATATAACGGAAGGAAAAACCTATCAGTTTACTGCTAAATCTGTTGGTTTGGAGAGTACAGATATTGTATGGTGGGTTTCTAATAAAGAGTTGGCTTCCATTAATTATTATACGGGATATTTTATCGCTAAAAATCCCGGAAAAATTAAAGTTACTGCAAAAGATAGAAAAAGTGGTAAGATTTCTGCTTGTTATGTGGATATAGGACTAGCAGATGAGAATAAAGATGAGGTACCACTCAATAAGATAATCATATGGAAGGATGCTCAGATTGAAACTGCGGCAAGAGGAAGTTTAGGTAAATATAAAGGTCCCGTCACAATGGGAGAAGTCAATTCTATTACAGAGCTTTTAGTGGAAAATACAAAAGATGCATGGGGTTCTCATTGCATGGATTCTCTCGATGACTTAAAGTATTTTAAAAATTTGAAAATACTAAAGTTTAATGATATTGGTTTATCGGTAATTGAGGATATATCACCAATATTGCAGTCAAAGAATCTAGAGGTACTTTCAATAACATCAGTAAGTGATCGGTTAGAAAAATTAAATGTTTTAACAAACTTGAAAGAGTTAGAAATAACCATCTCAAAAAAGGATGAAAAAAATCTTACTTTTCTATATGATATGCCAAGCCTTGAAAAGTTAAGTATTAGCGGCAGTAGTATAAAGTCTCTGAAAGGGATTGAAAAGTTACCACACCTAAAGGAATTAAATATAATCTCCATGCCAGAACTTAATGATATTTCTGCATTAAAAAATTTATCAAATCTACAAAAACTTTCAATTTTTACAGCACTTTCAAATGAGAAATTAAAAGATTTTAGTGTTATTAGCAAAATTAATAATTTAAAGGAACTATACTTGCATACGGATTACATAGAAAAATTCAATTTTTTGCAAGGCTGTAACAAATTAGAGGAATTGAATATTGTGACATCTGAAATACAAGATGTTACTGTTTTTTCGACGCTTCCCAAATTAAGAGCTATTAAATTGTCTAGTTATAAAGAAAGTGAATTTAAGGGATTTGAACAGTTAACTCAGATTCAAACATTAGAATTTACGAATCACTTAATAAAGGATATCAACTTTTTAAGTCAATGTACGGGGCTTAAAAATCTATATTTAAGTACGTTTCAATTAAATGATATCAGTGGAATTTCAACCTTAACTAATATTGAAAAACTTCGGGTAAATAGCACTGAAATTACTGATATATCTCCGTTTACAAAACTAAAAGCTTTAAAAGAATGTGTATTAAGTGTTAATACGGATAACTTAGAGCCATTAAGTTATCTAAACAATATAGAAACATTAGAGATTTCTGGTCATAATTTTCTATCCATTGAACCATTACAGCAGTTAAAAAAATTAAAGAATTTAAAGATTTTAAATTCAAATCTAGAAAATATAAAACCGTTAGATTCATTGATTAATCTAGAAACATTATCTTTGGAATGTCCTAATATAACGAGTATTGAGCCAATTAAAAAACTAACTAAATTACAGGAGTTAGCGATTTCATGTAATAAGCTTGAAGCATTAAATGCATTGAGTAATCTTAAAAATTTAAAATCGCTATGTCTAGATATTAAAGATTTGCCATGTATGAAAGAGCTTGAATCATTAAATAATCTAGAGGGTTTAGATATAGCTGATATTAAGGTTGATGAACTGGAGCATTTAAGAAAGTTAAGTTCATTAAAACAGTTAAAAATATGGACGAATAATATTATTTCAGATGCGTCTTTTATAAACGAATTAAATAAACTTGAGTCATTATATATTGGATATCAAGTAAGTAATCTTTCTTTCTTAGAAAACAATTTTAGTTTAATGAAAGTGTATGTTCATGCCCCAAATCTAAAAGACTACACATTATTAGATAATGCTGATTTTGAGGAATGTACAGTATATACTAATCTAAAGACAATTGTCATAAGAAATGGGGTAACTGATATGATATATCATTTAGAATGA
- a CDS encoding GNAT family N-acetyltransferase, with protein MFQIRYLEEKDKEFWYTLDKHLPEVEFLKKVNDKRGYVILEDENPIGVLRFNMFWDNTPFLTLIYIDFAYHKKGYGRKAMEFWEKEMIKQGYKMIMTSTQVDEDAQHFYRKLGYKDCGCVVLDIPGFEQPLEMFMAKAL; from the coding sequence ATGTTTCAGATAAGGTACCTAGAGGAAAAGGACAAGGAATTTTGGTATACGCTTGATAAACACTTGCCAGAAGTAGAATTCTTGAAAAAAGTAAATGATAAAAGAGGGTACGTCATTCTAGAGGATGAGAACCCTATTGGCGTATTACGCTTTAATATGTTTTGGGATAATACCCCTTTCTTAACATTAATTTATATTGATTTCGCTTATCATAAAAAGGGATATGGCAGAAAAGCTATGGAATTTTGGGAAAAAGAAATGATTAAGCAAGGTTACAAAATGATTATGACATCTACCCAAGTCGATGAGGATGCACAACATTTCTATCGAAAGCTTGGCTATAAAGATTGTGGATGTGTAGTACTTGATATTCCGGGTTTTGAACAGCCACTTGAGATGTTCATGGCAAAAGCTCTCTAG
- a CDS encoding zf-HC2 domain-containing protein encodes MELTCDVIKDLLPLYVENISSANTRIVVEEHIDSCDSCKKELDKFQAQEECSFGTNTLPLKKLQYTLCKRKYLTILFSVMFTLLVLIIVNEYLTAPEYIPYTENPVTITKTNNELFIVHFNIPGAMYQISQYRENDNSGYIYNISMWSSIWNRSIYKDAVDDFILNPRGEVISSVYYSSNDGTEDILIYGKDRSPNGGTITLPRLVLAYYATIAAVLAVILGIVLFLFRNNKKAKAIILKFFTLSISYLLGHICIKGFSTSSYNAIRDFYAILLAMIPIYCAMLIGEKLLVSRSR; translated from the coding sequence ATGGAACTGACCTGTGATGTGATAAAGGACTTATTACCATTGTACGTTGAAAACATTTCAAGTGCTAATACACGTATCGTCGTTGAAGAACATATCGATTCTTGTGATAGTTGCAAAAAAGAACTTGATAAATTTCAAGCGCAAGAAGAATGTTCATTTGGCACGAATACATTACCCCTAAAAAAATTGCAGTACACCTTATGCAAAAGAAAATATCTCACTATCCTATTCTCAGTTATGTTTACATTATTAGTATTGATTATAGTAAATGAATATTTAACAGCCCCGGAATACATACCTTATACTGAAAATCCAGTTACTATTACAAAAACAAACAATGAATTATTTATAGTACATTTTAATATTCCTGGTGCTATGTACCAGATTAGCCAATATAGAGAAAACGATAATTCTGGATATATCTATAATATTTCTATGTGGAGCAGTATATGGAATAGAAGTATATATAAAGATGCTGTCGACGATTTTATTTTAAATCCAAGAGGTGAAGTAATATCCAGTGTATATTATAGCTCAAATGATGGTACGGAAGATATCTTAATATATGGAAAAGACCGGAGTCCGAATGGTGGAACAATTACGTTACCTCGTTTGGTTTTAGCTTATTATGCTACAATAGCTGCTGTTTTAGCAGTCATATTGGGGATTGTCTTGTTTTTATTTCGCAATAATAAAAAAGCAAAGGCGATCATTCTTAAATTTTTTACTTTATCAATCTCGTATCTTTTGGGGCATATTTGCATCAAGGGTTTTTCTACCTCTTCTTATAATGCTATTCGTGATTTTTATGCTATTTTATTAGCTATGATACCAATTTATTGTGCTATGCTGATTGGTGAGAAATTGTTAGTTAGCAGATCACGGTGA
- a CDS encoding GNAT family N-acetyltransferase, with protein sequence MRKLEFTERKYLIELFNNPSSAIILASLYTNIGETWINDKLINKNGIIFVENTFYIGGHSIDKELIEFLFEQILRKEISLYYIIPQNNDMIAYFDEYFNQVKYKYSIIKSERHLMDIDMNNINHDKLMSFINDLPVKYQLKPINEELFYTAISGDKYLNNFIKLFSNYKDFEKEGFGFFILDGSEIIAGISSFARYKEGVEVQIAVKPEYRGQHLARILGAEFILECKKRDLYPWWDCANPISEHIATEFGYVLKQITTIYKCMLNE encoded by the coding sequence ATGCGCAAATTAGAATTTACTGAAAGAAAATACCTTATTGAATTATTTAATAATCCATCAAGTGCAATCATATTAGCATCATTATATACTAATATTGGTGAAACATGGATAAACGATAAATTAATAAATAAAAATGGTATAATTTTTGTAGAAAACACATTTTATATTGGTGGACATTCTATTGATAAAGAATTGATTGAATTTCTCTTTGAACAGATTCTGAGAAAAGAGATATCTCTTTACTACATAATACCTCAAAATAATGATATGATTGCATATTTCGATGAGTACTTCAATCAAGTAAAATATAAATATTCAATAATAAAATCAGAGCGTCACTTAATGGACATTGATATGAATAATATAAATCATGATAAATTAATGAGTTTTATTAACGATTTGCCAGTAAAATATCAATTAAAGCCTATCAATGAAGAGTTATTCTATACTGCGATAAGTGGCGATAAGTATTTAAATAATTTTATAAAGTTATTTAGCAATTATAAAGATTTTGAGAAAGAAGGATTCGGATTTTTTATACTAGATGGTTCAGAAATTATTGCAGGGATATCTTCTTTTGCAAGATACAAAGAGGGAGTAGAAGTGCAAATTGCTGTAAAACCTGAATATAGAGGCCAGCATCTAGCACGTATATTAGGTGCGGAATTTATCTTAGAATGCAAAAAAAGAGATTTATACCCTTGGTGGGATTGTGCAAATCCTATATCGGAACATATCGCAACTGAATTTGGATATGTGTTAAAGCAAATTACTACAATATATAAATGTATGTTAAATGAATGA
- a CDS encoding creatininase family protein encodes MKLSDRTYKEVKDYLYTNKNLIIPVGTCEQHGPHLPLNNDTLCAEYFAEELSNATGCLVAPTINYGVNLPCDISFTGTTTISKDTLKNIITEIVDWWKKQGFENFFIITFHGDPFHIDTLCNISENVYLIEAYEIDYTGILDKQSTMRHACEAETSVALWLYPEKVRTMLMEESDIVFDDFREYLFHENCEKPDGYIGCLGYPKSASAEKGKILVEKMKDWVISEYYKAILKE; translated from the coding sequence ATGAAACTATCGGATAGAACATATAAAGAAGTAAAAGATTATTTATATACAAATAAAAATTTGATTATTCCTGTAGGGACATGCGAGCAACATGGACCCCATTTACCTTTAAATAATGATACATTATGTGCTGAATATTTTGCTGAAGAATTATCGAATGCAACTGGTTGTCTAGTTGCCCCAACAATAAACTATGGTGTGAATCTTCCATGTGACATTTCCTTTACAGGGACAACAACAATTTCTAAAGATACTTTAAAAAATATTATAACGGAAATAGTTGATTGGTGGAAAAAACAAGGATTTGAAAATTTTTTCATTATAACTTTTCACGGAGACCCGTTCCATATTGATACCCTATGTAATATTTCGGAGAATGTCTATCTGATAGAAGCCTATGAAATTGACTATACTGGTATTTTAGATAAGCAATCTACTATGAGGCATGCTTGTGAAGCCGAGACATCAGTTGCTTTATGGCTATACCCTGAAAAGGTTAGAACTATGTTAATGGAGGAAAGTGATATAGTATTTGATGATTTTCGTGAGTATCTTTTTCATGAGAATTGTGAAAAACCAGACGGATATATTGGTTGTTTAGGATATCCAAAATCAGCATCCGCAGAAAAGGGTAAGATCCTTGTTGAAAAAATGAAGGATTGGGTTATATCAGAATATTATAAAGCGATTCTTAAAGAGTAA
- a CDS encoding VOC family protein gives MKLGATLYIKDTIEAVEFYEEVFGMTLGYNEKFPDGTFMHAELLKDGQEIFSISESRNDAFVDIMLTSSLKESRPTMSYGIQFDSEDEVNKAYSMLIQGGKVLSPLGALPWSTCCADVVDKYGVYWYIAK, from the coding sequence ATGAAACTTGGAGCGACGTTATATATAAAAGACACAATTGAAGCTGTAGAGTTTTATGAAGAAGTTTTTGGAATGACATTGGGTTATAACGAGAAATTTCCAGACGGAACATTTATGCATGCGGAATTGCTTAAAGATGGACAAGAGATATTTTCTATAAGTGAATCACGAAACGATGCTTTTGTCGATATTATGCTGACATCCTCATTAAAAGAATCACGTCCGACTATGAGCTATGGGATTCAATTTGATAGCGAAGATGAAGTAAACAAGGCATACTCCATGTTGATACAAGGTGGAAAAGTGCTGAGTCCTTTGGGGGCGCTTCCTTGGAGTACTTGTTGTGCGGATGTAGTAGATAAATATGGTGTGTATTGGTACATAGCTAAATAA
- a CDS encoding DUF3298 and DUF4163 domain-containing protein, with the protein MQATNILLSDTLFYNNEQVLSYKINYPQFITSNCTSFIGKLNNYYKENALKFEKYCRDTLFPETVEQYKYAKENNYPIIPYEAVMNYNITYLTDCYISLYFDKYIFTGGAHGNTTRFSDTWDVCKGCIMQLSDFFPHNPNFKDDIITFIIDDISERLKNPNLQGTYFDTYKQDVHNTFHEGNFYMTPNGIVVFFQQYDIAPYSSGIQEFLIPYCS; encoded by the coding sequence ATGCAAGCAACGAATATTCTACTGTCGGATACTCTTTTTTATAACAATGAACAGGTTCTGTCCTATAAAATCAATTACCCTCAGTTTATTACAAGCAACTGTACAAGTTTTATTGGGAAATTGAATAATTACTATAAAGAAAATGCTTTAAAATTCGAGAAATATTGCAGAGATACCTTATTTCCAGAAACAGTAGAGCAATATAAATATGCCAAAGAAAATAATTATCCTATTATTCCATATGAAGCAGTAATGAACTACAATATTACATATCTAACGGATTGCTACATTAGCTTGTATTTTGATAAGTATATTTTCACTGGTGGTGCTCATGGCAATACAACACGTTTTTCAGATACTTGGGATGTATGTAAAGGATGTATCATGCAATTAAGTGATTTCTTTCCGCACAATCCAAACTTCAAAGATGATATCATTACCTTTATTATTGATGATATCTCAGAACGACTAAAAAACCCTAATCTACAGGGAACCTATTTTGATACTTACAAGCAGGATGTACACAATACGTTTCACGAAGGTAATTTCTATATGACACCGAATGGAATTGTCGTATTTTTTCAGCAGTATGATATTGCACCATATTCCAGTGGTATTCAGGAATTTTTGATTCCGTATTGTTCATGA
- a CDS encoding beta-N-acetylhexosaminidase produces MNIILKGFTDEIKEGLNLLLQVHSFVNQDQREIEITVEKILEGNTSLIVSGKVGWHIQYKETVHFFRALGILIENIENTSFETTETALFEGCSNMIDLSRNAVYTVDEMKRMLCYLALTGHNKCYLYMEDTYELPDYPYFGYLRGRYSIAEMKEIDDFAYALGIEAIPCIQTLAHLKTTLKWNYALSMKDTADILLVGEEKTYQFIEAMFVSLKQTFRSRTIHIGMDEAMDLGSGKYLRENGYRVQYDLMTEHLAKVNEIAIKHGIKPLIWDDMFYRSLNKDHEYYDTTIPLTDEHIKKVPSNIGLVYWDYYHNNKEDYETLLTMRDRFPNDIIFAGGIWRWMGYVPGYTKTFATTNAALDRCKHHKVKEIMSTCWGDDGAETPIETIIPGLILFGEHGYGQDTSMDAISSKCKFLTGVSLFDFMKIEEIDIIPGCEAQNIKTRNPSKHILFQDLLLGAFDTYFDREGLEEHYAKVKEELYTISKTAGKFEQLFVMYAKLATVLEKKVKLGIKIRKAYQLKDKDTLKTICEQILPVLKEDVENFKKEYTKVWFNESKGHGFEVIDVRLGGLMSRIDTVKYRLEDYITGDILKVEELEETILPYELGGYPEGPYLAYNKYKDIVTQNLLSHH; encoded by the coding sequence ATGAACATAATATTAAAGGGATTTACAGATGAGATAAAAGAAGGACTAAATCTACTATTACAGGTGCATTCGTTTGTAAATCAGGACCAGAGAGAAATCGAGATAACCGTAGAAAAGATATTAGAGGGGAATACTTCTCTTATTGTATCGGGAAAGGTTGGTTGGCACATTCAATATAAGGAAACGGTACATTTTTTCCGCGCCCTTGGTATCCTTATTGAAAACATTGAGAATACATCCTTTGAAACGACGGAAACAGCACTTTTTGAAGGTTGCTCTAATATGATTGACCTTTCAAGAAACGCTGTCTACACTGTGGATGAAATGAAAAGAATGCTATGTTACCTTGCACTTACTGGGCATAACAAATGCTATTTATATATGGAAGATACATATGAGCTACCAGACTATCCTTATTTCGGTTATTTAAGAGGTAGATATTCCATCGCAGAGATGAAGGAAATCGATGATTTTGCATATGCTTTAGGAATCGAGGCAATCCCATGTATTCAAACATTAGCACATTTGAAGACAACGTTAAAATGGAATTATGCTTTATCAATGAAAGATACTGCGGATATCCTACTTGTGGGAGAAGAAAAAACTTATCAATTTATTGAGGCGATGTTTGTCTCCCTGAAGCAGACCTTCCGTTCTAGAACCATCCATATAGGTATGGATGAGGCTATGGATCTTGGTAGTGGTAAATATCTAAGAGAAAATGGTTACCGCGTTCAATATGATTTAATGACAGAACATTTAGCTAAGGTCAATGAGATTGCGATAAAACATGGTATCAAGCCGTTGATTTGGGATGATATGTTTTACCGTTCCTTAAATAAAGATCATGAGTATTATGATACAACAATTCCTCTTACAGACGAGCATATAAAAAAGGTCCCTAGCAATATTGGATTGGTATATTGGGATTATTATCATAATAATAAAGAGGATTATGAGACCTTACTTACGATGAGAGACCGTTTTCCAAATGATATTATCTTTGCAGGAGGAATCTGGCGTTGGATGGGTTATGTTCCAGGGTATACAAAAACATTTGCAACAACAAATGCAGCACTCGACCGATGCAAGCATCATAAAGTAAAAGAAATTATGTCCACTTGTTGGGGCGATGACGGAGCGGAAACACCAATCGAAACCATTATACCAGGTCTAATTCTTTTTGGTGAGCACGGTTATGGACAGGATACTTCTATGGATGCGATTAGTAGTAAGTGTAAATTCTTAACTGGTGTTTCTTTATTTGACTTTATGAAAATTGAAGAAATTGATATTATTCCAGGATGTGAAGCACAAAATATCAAGACTAGAAATCCATCCAAACATATTTTATTTCAAGACTTGCTACTAGGTGCCTTTGATACCTATTTTGATAGAGAAGGACTTGAGGAACATTATGCGAAAGTAAAAGAAGAGCTATATACGATCTCAAAAACTGCAGGTAAGTTTGAACAACTTTTTGTTATGTATGCAAAGCTTGCAACGGTTCTAGAGAAAAAGGTGAAGCTTGGAATTAAAATAAGAAAGGCATATCAATTAAAAGATAAAGATACATTAAAGACAATCTGTGAACAGATATTGCCGGTTCTAAAAGAAGATGTGGAAAACTTTAAAAAGGAATATACAAAGGTGTGGTTCAATGAAAGTAAGGGACATGGCTTTGAAGTTATTGATGTTAGACTTGGTGGTTTAATGAGCAGAATTGATACGGTAAAATATCGATTGGAAGACTATATAACTGGTGATATTTTAAAAGTTGAAGAGTTAGAGGAAACAATTTTACCATATGAACTTGGCGGATATCCAGAAGGACCGTATTTAGCTTATAACAAATACAAAGATATTGTAACTCAGAATCTGCTTTCTCATCACTAA